In one window of Bradyrhizobium sp. AZCC 1721 DNA:
- a CDS encoding fumarylacetoacetate hydrolase family protein translates to MSNVDRRTILATGALALAGTAAQGGTAAAQAGPKSIFPVGTTTIPIVGETDVFPVRRIYCIGRNYAAHAREMGSDPNREPPFFFQKPTDAIQNVAIGMVGDHPYPSLTKNYHYEVELVAALKSGGTKIPVEQALDHVYGYALGLDMTRRDLQRAMGDEKKPWEIGKSFDRSAVLGPIHPATKTGHFTKGAISLAVNGTVKQNSDLRNMIWNVAEQIAKLSEAFELKAGDIIYSGTPENVGPVVKGDVILCKLEGLPDMSIRIT, encoded by the coding sequence ATGAGCAATGTTGATCGCAGGACCATTCTGGCCACGGGCGCGCTGGCGCTGGCGGGTACGGCGGCGCAAGGGGGCACGGCCGCAGCGCAGGCCGGTCCGAAATCGATTTTTCCTGTTGGCACGACGACCATACCCATCGTCGGCGAGACCGATGTTTTTCCGGTGCGGCGAATCTATTGCATTGGGCGCAACTATGCCGCGCATGCCCGCGAAATGGGCTCGGATCCCAATCGCGAGCCGCCGTTCTTCTTTCAAAAGCCGACCGACGCGATCCAGAATGTCGCCATCGGAATGGTTGGCGATCATCCGTATCCGTCGCTCACCAAGAACTATCATTATGAGGTCGAGTTGGTGGCGGCGCTGAAATCTGGCGGCACCAAGATCCCCGTGGAGCAGGCACTCGATCATGTCTACGGCTATGCGTTAGGCCTCGACATGACGCGGCGCGATCTGCAGCGGGCAATGGGCGACGAGAAGAAGCCATGGGAAATCGGCAAGAGCTTTGATCGCTCCGCGGTGCTCGGGCCGATTCATCCAGCCACGAAGACCGGCCATTTTACCAAGGGCGCGATCTCGCTGGCGGTGAATGGCACCGTCAAGCAAAACTCCGATCTGCGGAATATGATCTGGAACGTGGCGGAGCAAATCGCCAAGCTATCGGAAGCTTTCGAGCTCAAGGCTGGTGACATCATCTACTCGGGCACACCGGAAAATGTCGGTCCCGTCGTGAAGGGCGACGTTATCCTGTGTAAGCTCGAGGGCCTGCCGGATATGTCGATCCGGATTACGTGA
- a CDS encoding PRC-barrel domain-containing protein, translating into MPHTLVPSDRVERVSVYGRDGTKLGSIERLMLDKVSGTVAYAVIKTGGLLGSHHHCPIRWDALRFDPARQAYQSDVTLEDLRAGPSELDDDAFDWGDRSRPHPHYWGV; encoded by the coding sequence ATGCCTCATACCCTGGTGCCTAGTGATCGCGTCGAGCGCGTGAGCGTGTATGGGCGCGACGGCACAAAGCTCGGCTCGATCGAGCGGCTGATGCTCGACAAGGTGAGCGGAACGGTTGCCTACGCCGTGATCAAGACCGGAGGGCTACTCGGCAGCCACCATCATTGTCCGATCCGGTGGGACGCACTCCGATTTGATCCCGCGCGTCAGGCCTACCAATCCGACGTGACACTGGAGGATCTGCGCGCAGGCCCGTCCGAACTCGACGACGACGCCTTCGACTGGGGCGACCGCTCGCGACCGCATCCGCATTATTGGGGGGTGTAG
- a CDS encoding GNAT family N-acetyltransferase translates to MVAVRDNKTQNRFELVVDGAVAFANYRITPAAVIITHTETPRALRGRGIASELVRGALELIRADGRKVIAGCGFVVDYLRRNPEFADLTG, encoded by the coding sequence ATGGTCGCCGTCCGCGACAACAAGACTCAAAACCGCTTCGAACTCGTTGTCGATGGCGCCGTGGCGTTCGCGAATTATCGCATCACACCCGCGGCGGTCATCATCACCCATACCGAAACGCCGCGCGCCCTGCGCGGCCGCGGCATCGCTTCTGAGCTGGTCAGGGGCGCCCTCGAACTGATCCGCGCCGACGGACGCAAGGTCATCGCCGGCTGCGGCTTTGTCGTGGATTATCTGCGCAGAAATCCGGAATTTGCCGATCTGACGGGGTGA
- a CDS encoding SPW repeat protein codes for MSGFGFISKHRTWEDWLGMLLGVLIVVSPWFPFSSHDVMDAERSTMILNTFVIGMLVFGLAQLEYVALQRWEEVGEIALGLWLAASPFMFGYAGDDMLRAWHVALGGIVVLLGALQLWQDWRLSDQELANHPQ; via the coding sequence ATGTCGGGCTTTGGTTTCATCAGCAAGCATCGCACATGGGAAGATTGGCTCGGCATGCTGCTTGGCGTGCTGATCGTGGTATCGCCGTGGTTTCCCTTCTCCAGCCACGACGTGATGGACGCCGAACGCAGCACCATGATCCTCAATACGTTTGTCATCGGTATGCTGGTCTTCGGTCTGGCCCAGCTCGAATATGTCGCACTGCAGCGCTGGGAGGAGGTGGGGGAGATCGCGCTCGGCCTCTGGTTGGCCGCCTCGCCCTTCATGTTCGGCTACGCCGGTGACGACATGCTTCGGGCCTGGCACGTCGCCCTCGGTGGAATCGTCGTCCTGCTGGGCGCGCTTCAGCTCTGGCAGGACTGGCGCTTGAGCGATCAGGAACTGGCCAATCATCCGCAGTAA
- a CDS encoding DUF2189 domain-containing protein: MATYHGNVTSMAQRAPDAAAAPVIRTIGFAELGRALRRGWEDFKAVPSHAILLCVIYPVLGLVLARAVLGYSVIPLLFPLAAGFALIGPFAALGLYEMSRRRERGEPASAWHALEVVRSPSFGAMLGLGVLLLALFATWVATAQAIYIAAFGYAGVTGFSDFVTRVLTTPQGWWLIVVGCGVGFLFALVALCISVVSFPLMLERHASAADAMVTSLRAVAHNPVPMAAWGLIVAVLLVAGTLPFFLGLAVVIPLLGHATWHLYRETIEPELDPQPFPPRAHRERKPAADFPANLFPWRRRE; encoded by the coding sequence ATGGCCACCTATCACGGCAATGTCACATCGATGGCGCAGCGCGCACCGGATGCCGCTGCCGCGCCAGTCATCCGAACCATCGGCTTTGCCGAACTCGGCCGCGCGTTGCGGCGAGGCTGGGAAGATTTCAAGGCGGTGCCAAGCCACGCCATCCTCCTGTGTGTGATCTATCCCGTTCTCGGACTGGTGCTGGCACGCGCCGTTCTCGGCTATTCTGTCATACCGCTGTTGTTTCCGCTGGCCGCCGGCTTCGCCCTGATCGGCCCATTCGCCGCGCTCGGCCTCTACGAGATGAGCCGCCGTCGCGAACGCGGTGAACCGGCAAGCGCTTGGCATGCGCTCGAGGTGGTACGCTCGCCTTCGTTCGGCGCGATGCTCGGACTTGGCGTGCTGCTGCTGGCACTTTTTGCGACCTGGGTGGCGACTGCGCAGGCGATCTACATCGCTGCGTTCGGCTATGCGGGAGTGACCGGCTTTTCCGATTTCGTGACGCGCGTGCTGACGACGCCACAAGGCTGGTGGCTAATCGTGGTTGGCTGCGGCGTCGGCTTCCTGTTTGCCCTCGTCGCGCTCTGCATCAGCGTGGTCTCGTTCCCACTGATGCTGGAACGTCATGCCAGCGCTGCCGATGCGATGGTGACCTCGCTGCGCGCGGTCGCACACAACCCGGTGCCGATGGCTGCCTGGGGCTTGATCGTCGCGGTGCTGCTGGTCGCGGGAACGTTGCCGTTCTTCCTCGGCCTTGCCGTCGTCATCCCGCTGCTTGGGCATGCTACCTGGCATCTCTATCGGGAGACGATAGAGCCGGAACTCGATCCGCAGCCGTTTCCGCCCCGCGCGCACCGCGAACGCAAGCCTGCTGCCGACTTCCCGGCCAATCTGTTCCCCTGGCGGCGCAGGGAATAA
- a CDS encoding DUF3597 domain-containing protein produces MSIFGKIMSAIFGTKADAAPAGGGAAAGAESSGAAATPAAATVDVAPILDQAVRAKGEKLAWRTSIVDLMKALDIDSSFAARKELAKELGYTGDSNDSASMNIWLHKQVMAKLAANGGKLPPDIKH; encoded by the coding sequence ATGAGCATTTTCGGAAAAATCATGAGCGCGATCTTCGGCACCAAGGCAGACGCTGCGCCGGCTGGCGGCGGCGCGGCCGCGGGGGCCGAGTCATCTGGTGCGGCCGCTACACCGGCCGCTGCGACCGTCGACGTCGCGCCGATCCTCGACCAGGCGGTGAGGGCCAAGGGCGAGAAGCTGGCGTGGCGGACTTCGATCGTCGATCTGATGAAGGCGCTCGACATCGATTCCAGCTTCGCCGCGCGCAAGGAGCTCGCGAAGGAGCTCGGCTACACCGGGGACAGCAACGATTCCGCCAGCATGAACATCTGGCTGCACAAGCAGGTCATGGCCAAGTTGGCCGCCAATGGCGGCAAGCTGCCGCCTGATATCAAGCACTGA
- a CDS encoding AAA family ATPase, which yields MAYKRNRAINLPAPYLKRIWLEPARITNREVYPFCLPLLRDEFELSFNKAITIIVGENGTGKSTLLEGIAVLAGYDEAGGGKGYMPVDHSKALEKMGGTLSTALRASWLPKITHGWFFRAESFFSVARYLDEAAIGTPGPPPPDFLSHSHGEGFLRFFEERCQRQGIFIFDEPESALSPSRQIEFLKLMRRMDQIGHCQIIMATHSPVLMAYPNATLLRLTKYGLEPVTVRETDHYKVLREFCDDPDGFVQAAIEE from the coding sequence ATGGCTTACAAGCGCAATCGTGCGATCAATCTGCCGGCGCCGTACCTCAAGCGCATCTGGCTGGAGCCGGCACGCATCACCAACCGCGAGGTCTATCCGTTCTGCCTGCCGCTGCTGCGCGATGAGTTCGAACTGAGTTTCAACAAGGCGATCACGATCATCGTCGGCGAGAACGGCACCGGCAAATCGACCTTGCTCGAAGGCATTGCTGTGCTCGCCGGCTACGACGAAGCCGGTGGCGGCAAGGGATACATGCCCGTCGATCATTCGAAGGCGTTGGAGAAAATGGGTGGCACGCTGTCAACTGCGCTTCGCGCAAGTTGGCTGCCCAAGATCACCCATGGCTGGTTCTTCCGCGCTGAGAGTTTTTTCTCCGTCGCGCGATACCTCGATGAGGCCGCCATCGGAACGCCCGGGCCACCTCCGCCTGACTTTCTCTCCCATTCCCACGGCGAAGGCTTTTTGCGTTTCTTCGAGGAGCGCTGCCAGCGCCAGGGCATCTTCATCTTCGACGAACCGGAATCCGCGCTGTCGCCATCGCGGCAGATCGAGTTTCTCAAACTGATGCGGCGGATGGACCAGATCGGCCATTGCCAGATCATCATGGCCACGCATTCGCCAGTGCTGATGGCGTATCCGAACGCGACGCTGCTGCGGCTGACGAAGTACGGGCTGGAGCCGGTGACGGTGCGCGAGACCGACCACTACAAGGTGCTGCGCGAGTTTTGCGACGATCCGGATGGATTTGTGCAGGCCGCGATCGAGGAGTGA
- a CDS encoding PCC domain-containing protein, with product MRSVAQPGPPAPERIQWVEARGRAFSFTLQAGLPLLEAARRGFAEAGFSGGVLSMRGGALGPFAYVMPALSKTGANAAFYSDTFRPAGITRLKLGAMTLGGRDGAPFFHCHGLWTETDGHLHGGHILPEESVVAESFAVEAFGIDGAMFVAEPDPETNFKLFGPVACASTAGETTSRAFALRLRPNQDFAAALETFCRQHGFLRARIHGGVGSTIGAHFTDGRTVVPFATELAIRDGLIAPGADGILQAELDVALVDYLGGIAEGRLMRGDNPVLMTMELVLEVL from the coding sequence ATGCGCAGCGTCGCGCAGCCCGGGCCGCCCGCGCCCGAGCGCATCCAATGGGTTGAGGCGCGGGGACGGGCGTTCTCGTTCACGCTGCAGGCGGGCCTGCCGCTGCTCGAGGCCGCGCGCCGCGGCTTTGCCGAAGCCGGATTTTCCGGCGGCGTGTTGAGCATGCGGGGAGGGGCACTCGGGCCGTTTGCCTATGTGATGCCGGCGCTGTCGAAGACCGGCGCCAATGCCGCGTTCTACAGCGACACGTTTCGGCCCGCCGGCATCACGCGACTGAAGCTCGGCGCGATGACGCTCGGCGGGCGCGACGGCGCGCCGTTCTTCCATTGCCACGGGCTGTGGACCGAGACGGACGGACATCTGCACGGCGGCCACATTCTTCCAGAGGAAAGCGTCGTCGCCGAATCGTTCGCGGTGGAAGCATTCGGCATCGACGGCGCGATGTTTGTGGCTGAGCCTGATCCCGAGACCAATTTCAAATTGTTCGGGCCGGTGGCGTGCGCGAGCACGGCCGGCGAGACCACCAGCCGCGCCTTTGCGTTGCGGCTGCGGCCGAACCAGGATTTTGCAGCGGCGCTGGAGACGTTCTGCCGGCAGCACGGATTCCTGCGTGCGCGGATTCACGGCGGCGTCGGCTCCACCATCGGCGCCCATTTCACCGATGGCCGAACCGTGGTGCCGTTTGCAACCGAGCTTGCGATCAGGGACGGCCTGATCGCGCCCGGCGCCGACGGCATACTGCAGGCTGAGCTCGATGTCGCGCTGGTCGATTATCTCGGCGGCATCGCCGAGGGGCGGCTGATGCGCGGTGACAATCCGGTGCTGATGACGATGGAGCTAGTGCTCGAGGTGCTTTGA
- the uvrA gene encoding excinuclease ABC subunit UvrA — translation MDEVLRAKRQQNAGSASRAITIRGAREHNLKNVDLEIPRDKLVVFTGLSGSGKSSLAFDTIYAEGQRRYVESLSAYARQFLEMMQKPDVDQIDGLSPAISIEQKTTSKNPRSTVGTVTEIYDYMRLLWARVGVPYSPATGLPIESQVVSQMVDRVLALPEGTRLYLLAPVVRGRKGEYKKELAEWLKKGFQRVKIDGTFYELSEAPALDKKFPHDIDVVVDRIVVRPDLGQRLAESFETALKLAEGLAVIEYADAPAGAPAAEDKKKTAKIHDKSGPERILFSEKFACPVSGFTIPEIEPRLFSFNNPYGACPACGGLGIEQHIDEDLVIPDKELTLRKGAIAPWAKSSSPYYIQTLTALGKFYKFTLDTKWKDLPKKTQAALLHGSGDDEIKFSYEDGVRSYDTKKPFEGVITNLERRYRETESEWAREELAKYFSDIPCEACKGHRLKPEALCVKIGGKHIGEISELSVKRAGEWFESVPKALNDQQNEIAARVLKEIRERLSFLLDVGLNYLTLSRSSGTLSGGESQRIRLASQIGSGLTGVLYVLDEPSIGLHQRDNARLLETLKRLRDLGNTVIVVEHDEDAIRLADYVLDIGPGAGMHGGHIVAQGTPADIMRNPKSLTGKYLTGELSVPIPERRPPNHRRTIKVVNARGNNLKNVSAEIPLGLFTCVTGVSGGGKSTLLIDTLYRAIARKLNNASEGAAPHDRIEGLEHIDKIIDIDQSPIGRTPRSNPATYTGAFTPIREWFAGLPEAKARGYEPGRFSFNVKGGRCEACQGDGVIKIEMHFLPDVYVTCDTCKGKRYNRETLEVLFKGKSISDVLDMTVEEAAEFFKAVPRVRETFKTLHRVGLDYIHVGQQATTLSGGEAQRVKLAKELSKRATGRTLYILDEPTTGLHFHDVAKLLEVLHELVAQGNTVVVIEHNLEVIKTADWVIDLGPEGGDGGGEIVAWGPPEDIVKAPRSYTGKFLAPVLKKAEGKPRKSAGASEAAE, via the coding sequence ATGGATGAAGTGCTAAGGGCGAAGCGCCAACAGAACGCCGGCTCCGCATCGCGTGCGATCACCATACGCGGCGCACGCGAGCACAATCTCAAGAATGTCGATCTCGAGATTCCCCGCGACAAGCTCGTGGTGTTCACCGGCCTCTCCGGCTCCGGCAAATCCTCGCTCGCCTTCGATACCATCTATGCCGAGGGCCAGCGCCGCTACGTCGAATCGCTCTCGGCTTACGCGCGCCAGTTCCTGGAGATGATGCAGAAGCCGGACGTCGACCAGATCGACGGGCTGTCTCCTGCGATCTCGATCGAGCAGAAGACCACGTCGAAGAACCCGCGCTCCACCGTCGGCACCGTCACCGAGATCTACGACTACATGCGCTTGCTATGGGCGCGCGTCGGCGTGCCCTACTCGCCGGCCACGGGATTGCCGATCGAAAGCCAGGTCGTCTCGCAGATGGTCGATCGCGTGCTGGCACTGCCCGAAGGCACTCGGCTCTATCTGCTGGCGCCGGTCGTGCGCGGCCGCAAGGGCGAGTACAAGAAAGAGCTAGCCGAATGGCTCAAGAAGGGTTTTCAGCGCGTCAAGATCGACGGCACTTTCTATGAGTTGTCCGAGGCGCCGGCGCTCGACAAGAAATTCCCGCACGACATCGACGTCGTGGTCGATCGCATCGTGGTCCGTCCCGATCTCGGCCAGCGGCTCGCCGAAAGCTTTGAGACGGCACTGAAGCTCGCCGAGGGGCTCGCCGTGATCGAATATGCCGATGCGCCGGCGGGCGCGCCTGCGGCCGAGGACAAGAAGAAGACCGCCAAGATCCACGACAAGAGCGGGCCGGAGCGGATTCTGTTCTCGGAGAAATTCGCCTGCCCGGTCTCCGGATTCACGATTCCCGAAATCGAGCCGCGGTTGTTCTCGTTCAACAATCCCTATGGCGCCTGCCCTGCCTGCGGCGGCCTCGGCATCGAGCAGCATATCGACGAGGACCTCGTCATTCCCGACAAGGAATTGACCTTACGCAAGGGTGCGATTGCGCCCTGGGCAAAGTCGTCCTCGCCCTACTACATCCAGACGCTGACCGCGCTCGGCAAGTTCTACAAGTTCACGCTCGACACCAAGTGGAAGGACCTGCCGAAGAAGACGCAAGCAGCGCTGCTGCATGGCTCCGGCGACGACGAGATAAAGTTCTCCTACGAGGATGGCGTCCGCTCCTACGATACCAAAAAGCCGTTCGAGGGCGTCATCACCAACCTCGAGCGCCGCTACCGCGAGACCGAGAGCGAATGGGCGCGCGAGGAACTGGCAAAGTATTTCTCCGACATCCCCTGCGAGGCCTGCAAGGGCCATCGGCTCAAGCCCGAGGCGCTCTGCGTCAAGATCGGCGGCAAGCATATCGGCGAGATCTCCGAACTGTCGGTGAAGCGCGCCGGCGAATGGTTCGAAAGCGTGCCGAAGGCGCTCAACGACCAGCAAAACGAGATCGCCGCGCGCGTCTTGAAGGAGATCCGCGAGCGGCTGTCCTTCCTGCTCGACGTCGGCCTGAACTACCTCACGCTCTCCCGCTCTTCCGGCACGCTCTCCGGCGGCGAAAGCCAGCGCATCCGCCTCGCTTCGCAGATCGGCTCCGGGCTGACCGGCGTGCTCTACGTCCTGGACGAGCCCTCGATCGGCCTGCACCAGCGCGACAATGCGCGCCTACTGGAGACGCTGAAGCGGCTGCGCGACCTCGGCAATACCGTGATCGTGGTCGAGCACGACGAGGACGCGATACGTCTAGCGGACTACGTGCTCGACATCGGTCCCGGCGCCGGCATGCATGGCGGCCACATCGTGGCGCAAGGCACGCCCGCCGACATCATGCGGAATCCGAAATCGCTGACCGGCAAATACCTCACCGGCGAGTTGTCGGTGCCGATCCCCGAGCGCCGGCCGCCGAACCATCGCCGCACCATCAAGGTCGTCAACGCCCGCGGCAACAATCTGAAAAACGTCTCGGCGGAAATTCCGTTGGGGCTATTCACCTGCGTTACCGGCGTTTCCGGCGGCGGCAAGTCCACGCTGCTGATCGACACGCTCTACCGTGCCATCGCGCGCAAACTCAACAACGCCAGCGAAGGCGCCGCCCCCCACGACCGCATCGAGGGGCTGGAGCATATCGACAAGATCATCGATATCGATCAGTCGCCGATCGGCCGCACCCCGCGCTCCAACCCTGCAACCTATACCGGCGCCTTCACCCCGATCCGCGAATGGTTTGCCGGCCTGCCCGAAGCCAAGGCGCGCGGCTATGAGCCCGGCCGCTTCTCCTTCAACGTCAAGGGCGGCCGCTGCGAGGCCTGCCAGGGCGACGGCGTCATCAAGATCGAGATGCACTTTTTGCCCGACGTCTACGTCACCTGCGACACCTGCAAGGGCAAGCGCTACAACCGCGAGACGCTCGAGGTCCTGTTCAAGGGCAAGTCGATCTCGGACGTGCTCGACATGACGGTGGAAGAAGCCGCCGAATTCTTCAAGGCGGTGCCGCGTGTGCGCGAAACGTTCAAGACGCTGCACCGCGTCGGCCTCGACTACATCCATGTCGGCCAGCAGGCCACCACCCTCTCCGGCGGCGAAGCCCAGCGCGTCAAGCTCGCCAAAGAGCTCTCAAAGCGCGCCACCGGGCGCACGCTCTACATCCTGGACGAGCCGACGACGGGACTGCACTTCCACGACGTGGCAAAGCTCCTGGAAGTGCTGCACGAGCTCGTCGCCCAGGGCAACACGGTCGTCGTGATCGAGCACAACCTCGAGGTCATCAAGACCGCCGACTGGGTCATCGACCTCGGCCCCGAAGGCGGCGACGGCGGCGGCGAAATCGTCGCCTGGGGCCCGCCGGAGGACATCGTCAAGGCGCCGCGAAGCTATACGGGGAAGTTTCTGGCGCCGGTGCTGAAGAAGGCGGAGGGCAAGCCGCGGAAGAGTGCGGGAGCGAGTGAGGCGGCGGAGTAA
- a CDS encoding acyl-CoA synthetase translates to MTETVTIPIPRGGLARMSRRVMNLAYMLTQNARRHGDRIGFIWGDKSWTWREIDGAVSALAAGLAARGIAKGDRILVHSKNCDEMFWSMFAAFRLGAVWVPTNFRLMPDEAAYLASASGAKAFLCHGDFPDHATAAANPALEFIWRIGEGALGERAVSDVIAEHAGAKVENAAVDYDDPCWFFFTSGTTGRSKAAVLTHGQMAFVVTNHLADLMPGTIETDASLVVAPLSHGAGVHQLVQAARGVPTILLPSEKFDIAEAFRLIEAHRVSNIFTVPTILKMMVEHPAVDKYDHSSLRFVIYAGAPMYREDQKAALNKLGKVLVQYFGLGEVTGNITVMPASLHDTEDGPQARIGTCGFERTGMQVSIQGDDGRELKPFETGEICVIGPAVFAGYYDNPEANAKAFRDGWFRTGDLGHMDEEGFVYITGRASDMYISGGSNIYPREVEEKILTHPAIGEVAVLGVPDAFWGEVGVAVCVAHEGAGAVSEAELAAFLAPKVPRYKMPKRFFFWEALPKSGYGKIPKRLVRDELEARGLLDLISKTDS, encoded by the coding sequence GTGACTGAAACGGTGACCATTCCTATCCCGCGCGGCGGTCTCGCGCGGATGTCGCGCCGGGTGATGAATCTGGCGTATATGCTGACCCAGAATGCCCGCCGCCATGGCGACCGCATTGGCTTCATTTGGGGCGACAAATCCTGGACCTGGCGCGAGATCGATGGTGCCGTGTCGGCTCTGGCCGCCGGCCTCGCCGCGCGCGGTATCGCCAAGGGCGACCGCATCCTCGTCCATTCCAAAAATTGCGACGAGATGTTCTGGTCGATGTTCGCGGCGTTTCGGCTCGGCGCAGTCTGGGTGCCGACCAATTTCCGCCTGATGCCGGACGAGGCCGCCTATCTCGCCAGCGCCTCCGGTGCGAAGGCTTTTTTGTGCCATGGCGATTTCCCCGATCACGCTACGGCGGCGGCTAATCCGGCGCTCGAATTCATCTGGCGGATCGGCGAGGGCGCCCTCGGCGAGAGGGCAGTCAGTGACGTGATCGCCGAGCATGCCGGCGCCAAGGTCGAGAATGCGGCGGTCGACTACGACGATCCCTGCTGGTTCTTCTTTACCTCAGGCACGACCGGGCGCTCCAAGGCCGCGGTTCTTACCCATGGTCAGATGGCCTTTGTGGTGACAAATCATCTCGCCGATTTGATGCCGGGCACGATAGAGACGGATGCCTCGCTGGTGGTCGCGCCGCTGTCGCACGGCGCCGGCGTGCACCAGCTCGTGCAGGCGGCGCGCGGCGTACCGACCATCCTGCTGCCGTCGGAAAAATTCGACATCGCCGAGGCGTTCCGGTTGATTGAGGCTCATCGCGTCAGCAACATCTTTACCGTGCCGACGATTTTGAAGATGATGGTCGAGCATCCGGCGGTCGACAAATATGATCATTCCTCGCTGCGCTTCGTGATCTATGCCGGCGCGCCGATGTATCGCGAGGACCAGAAGGCCGCGCTGAACAAACTCGGCAAGGTGCTCGTGCAGTATTTCGGCCTCGGCGAGGTCACTGGCAACATCACGGTGATGCCGGCCAGTCTGCACGACACGGAGGACGGTCCGCAGGCCCGCATCGGCACCTGCGGTTTCGAGCGCACCGGCATGCAGGTGTCGATCCAGGGCGATGACGGGCGCGAGCTCAAACCGTTCGAGACCGGCGAGATCTGCGTGATCGGCCCCGCCGTGTTCGCCGGCTATTATGACAACCCCGAGGCCAACGCGAAGGCGTTTCGCGACGGCTGGTTTCGCACTGGCGATCTCGGCCACATGGACGAGGAGGGATTCGTCTACATCACCGGCCGCGCCTCGGACATGTACATCTCCGGCGGCTCCAACATCTATCCGCGCGAGGTCGAGGAGAAGATTCTCACCCATCCCGCGATCGGCGAGGTGGCGGTGCTTGGCGTGCCCGACGCGTTCTGGGGCGAGGTCGGCGTCGCCGTCTGCGTCGCGCACGAGGGCGCTGGCGCCGTGAGCGAAGCGGAGCTTGCCGCATTCCTGGCGCCCAAGGTGCCGCGCTACAAAATGCCGAAGCGCTTCTTCTTCTGGGAGGCGCTGCCGAAATCCGGTTACGGCAAGATTCCGAAGCGGCTGGTTCGCGATGAACTGGAGGCGAGGGGACTGCTTGACCTTATCTCCAAGACGGATAGCTGA
- a CDS encoding outer membrane protein: MKRLLLAGVALSVASAASAADLRARPYPKAAPATVVAAYNWSGFYIGAMGGYGWESEGDGGGGFGGGTIGYNWQLPGSQFVFGVEVDAAGASIKDSLTADIGGGVLATEELKINSFGSVTGRAGFALDAALIYAKGGFAWANRKDSLSVPALGVSLSDSQSHTGYTIGGGLEYLFTPNWSAKAEYMYTSLGSETYNLGGDVFDSGTIDFHTIKVGVNYHFR, from the coding sequence ATGAAACGACTACTTTTAGCTGGTGTGGCTCTTTCGGTCGCGAGCGCGGCCTCGGCCGCCGACCTTCGGGCGCGGCCCTATCCCAAGGCCGCCCCGGCGACGGTGGTTGCCGCGTATAACTGGTCCGGCTTCTATATCGGCGCGATGGGCGGCTATGGCTGGGAGAGCGAGGGCGATGGCGGCGGCGGCTTCGGCGGCGGCACTATCGGCTACAACTGGCAGCTTCCCGGTAGCCAGTTCGTATTCGGTGTCGAAGTCGACGCCGCCGGCGCCAGCATCAAGGACAGCCTCACCGCAGACATCGGCGGGGGCGTCCTGGCCACGGAGGAACTCAAGATCAACTCGTTCGGCAGCGTGACCGGCCGCGCGGGCTTCGCATTGGATGCGGCCCTCATCTACGCCAAGGGCGGTTTTGCGTGGGCCAACAGAAAGGACTCCCTTTCAGTGCCCGCGCTCGGCGTGTCGCTTTCGGATAGCCAGTCTCACACCGGATACACCATCGGCGGCGGCCTCGAATATTTGTTCACGCCGAACTGGTCGGCCAAGGCCGAATACATGTACACCAGCCTCGGCAGCGAGACCTACAATCTGGGCGGCGACGTGTTTGACTCCGGCACGATCGATTTTCACACCATCAAGGTCGGCGTGAATTATCACTTCAGGTGA